Part of the Methylomonas rapida genome is shown below.
ACGCTAGTTTGTAAGGATAACCGGTTTTTCTCATTATGTTTGCAAATAGGCGTTCCAGTTTTAATTTTAATGTCTTTTTCTTTAAATACTCAAATTCCAGTAAGTCTTCGTCCCATGATGATGAGCAAATCATTAAGTTTGGGTCTTTGTCCATTTCTGAAATTAGATTGTAAATCACATTCTCATCCATAATCCATGTGTCGCCTTCTAAGTGTATAATATATTCTGGCGAAAATTTCTCCATAGCTAATTTAATCGATTCTTTTAATAAATCTAAGGCTCCGTGCTGCAAAGAAAGTGGTTTTCTATATAGATATGCATTTTCCAAGTATTCTTGATAGTTTGTGCTAGAGCAAGCGTGTATTATAGGCAATGGTTTTTTATAATTCAGTTTTATTATTTCTTGATTGATTCGTGCGCAGTCTATTCTGTTAAAGGTTGTCATGCAAACAACTGCTTTTTCTTTTTTCATGATGTAAAGTATAAATTTCTTATTAAGAAAAGTGTTTGAATGATTAAAATGTATTAGTTCTATTTTAAAGAATCCACTTGGGTGCAATACTAATTAATCGCAATTCATCTTGCAATGGGGTGTCATCGGTTTTTGCTAACACATTAAAATACTTCAGGCTTTCACCATGAAATACTACTCGTCCACGGTGGTCTATTAGGGCAAATCTGATCCCATAGGTACCCGGCACAAGAGGGTAATTAGGTATTATTTGGTGAATTTCATTCTTGCCTTCGTTATAAGTCTGAGTATGTCCTAACACGGCGCTAGACTCGCCGGTTAGATAAACGAAATCCGTAGTATGGGTGCCAATATGGAACTCTGGATTTTCGAGGGGTTTGTTCAGAGTGAAGCTTACCTTGATATGTAAGGAATCACCCTCGATTATTGATTCGGTTGATGTTCCGTGGCTGTCAAGAATGGAGACTTGAATATCCTGTATTTCACCCGATGAGATTATTCTAGCGGATTTGTTTTTAATCTTTTGATCGAAAATGGTTTGATTGCTTATTTGGTAAAAGCGATCGCAGGTCGAATGCGAGTCGCCGTCCTGGAGTATCGAGCCATGGCTAAGCAATATAACGCGTGAACACATTCGCTCAACTTGACGAATATTGTGACTTACCAATAAAACAGTTCTTCCTTGTCTTCGAATGAGTTCTTCCATTCGGTCAAAGCACTTGCGTTGAAATGCCAAATCACCTACCGCCAACACCTCGTCCACGATCAGGATGTCGGCTTCCATGCTGGTTGCAATGGAAAAACCAAGTTTAACGGTCATGCCTGAGCTGTACCGCTTTACGGGGGTGTCAATGAATTGTTCCAGTTCTGAAAACTCAATGATCTCATCAAGCTTTTGCCTAATGATTTTTTTAGGAATACCTAAAATTGCAGCATTTAAAAAAATATTTTCCCGTCCGGTTAATTCCGGATTTACACCAGCCCCGACTTCAATTAGCGGAGCGACACTGCCTCTGACGATTACTTTACCGCTAGTCGGTTTGCTGATATTGGCGAGATGCTTTAGCAATGTGCTTTTTCCAGCCCCGTTATGTCCTATTACGCCAACGACTTCTCCCTGTTCAATGGAAAAGCTGACATTATCCAGAGCTTTAAAACGTTCGCGTTTTTGGGTGGGTTGAAATGTAAGGCGTTTGACGGCATTAAAGGCGGTCTCTTTAAAGCTTTTTATATTACCAAGCTGGTATTCCTTGGTCAGATGGTTAACTTCTATAATTGGCATGATAACTATGGTAGTTGATCTTTAATTTCTAGCATTGAATGAGTTAGATTACATCCGCAAACCAACTTTCAGCGCGTTTAAAAAACCAATAACTGAAAGGCAAGATGCATAAGGTCAGAATTAAGCCAGGATAAAGCGCATGAAAATCGGGCATTATTCCTTTTATCAATGTTCTTTGAAATCCATCGATGATGCCAACTAATGGATTTAGAGTATATAAAGTATAGAGTTTCTCGGACCAAATGCCGGCTGCTTGCTCGACTAATAACTTCTTTTGTACCAAGCTTAACGGGTAAATTACGGGGGTGGCATACATCAGCAAGGACATTGCGATTGGAATGGCTTGGCCAATATCCCGATAATAAACATTCATTGCCGCGCCAAAAAAGCTGATAGTGAGCGCAACAACCATGGCATATAAAATAAAGGCCGGCAGCCATAGTGCATAGATACTGGGCATGACTTTGTAATAAAACATCATTGCGGCCAGAATGCCGAAGCTAATAAATAATTCGACAAGTTTCGTTACCATCGCTGTCAGTGGAAATACTTCCCTGGGAAAGTAAATTTTTTTAATCAATGAAGCGTTGGAGGTGACGCTGTTGACGCCTTCGGAAACGGATTCCTGAAAAAAAACCCAAGGCATTAATGCCGCAAAAGTAATCAGGGGGTAAGGAAAGTTATCAGTTTCAATGCCTACAAAACTCTTAACCAGCGTGAATACCAATGTCAGTAATACCGGTTTCAAAACAGCCCAAAGAATACCCAGATAAGCTTGTTTGTAGCGGACGACGATGTTTTTCCAGGTTAATGCGGCAATGAGTTCCCGGTATTTGTACAAATTGATTGCTATCTTAAACATGTCCTGTGGTCAAAGTTATTTTTTTAGTTTTCTAATTCTTTCAAGCTTTTTGTTAAGTGATTTTTTGTCAGGGTTATGCTCTAGCCCCATTTGAATATACTTTTCCGCCTCATCTAAGTCTTTTAGTTTGATGTATGTATCGGCAATTCCAAGATATGCTGGGTGAAATTTGTTGTTTTTAGAAATTGCGGTCTTGAAATCTAATATTGCTTCTTCGTAGTTTCCAATATCCTTTAGAAGGTTACCTCTTTCGGTGTGCAAAAAAGGTAATAATGCGTAATTTGGATTCTGCGAGTGCTTGATTGCGTATGTGGTTCCTTCGAGAAAATAACTCAAGCAAGCTTTCTTTTCTTTTTCTGGGTATTCATAGCATTTTGGGATTTTATGTTTCCCACTACAGTAATGATTTATAGATGTAAAGTCTTGTCCATATATTTTTTTCCAGTCTTTTGGTTTATGAATAATTCCAATTCCAGAGTTTCCTTCGCAGAATGGGGGTACCAATAACGCAGCGGCTATTGGATCAAAACTACCTTGAACCACGTATTCTGCCCAAGGTTCTTTTGGAAAAGCGGATTTGTTCAGGCCAAAGAATAATAACAAAGTTATCAATATTCCGATGAAGTTAGTTTTCATAGATCAATGATGACCTCTCTTACTAAATTTTGATAAATACCAGATTTAAACCTGCATTCACCTATAAAGTGGATGAATCTTGTTGTACCAGTCTTGATTTTAGTGCAGTCACAATACTTGGGATGGGGTAACACGGAGCTTTTATTGATATTAGCGACGACTATATTCGACATCACTTGCTCGCTACCCCAGTCGTGCCATTTTTTGCCGAGGATGTTTTCTATCTTTTGTGAAATTTCTACTACAAACGAGTCTGCAAATGAGTCTTTAGGAAAGCCTGTAAATCCGGCGCAGCCGCGCACATAATTTAAACTATCGACATTATCGATTTTATTAAAGTTTGCTTCGGCCAGCATTTGAACATGAGATTCCGGGGTTAATGTTACATTCTTTCTCACTCGTTCCGAACAAATATTCATTGGCTCTATGGTTTGGTTGTCCCATGTGCCGATGACAAAGGCCGTTTGAGTGGCGATTTGTTGTTTAACCTCAGGTATTTCAGACAAAGTCAATGTGTCGCTGTCCAATTGAATGACATAATACTCTTTTACATAATGGGCAATCGCCAGTAAGCGTTCCCAGCAACCGCCTTTAGGACAGGCGTTATTTGAGAATTCATTCGCATCCCTTATTTCAACTATGGGGATATGTTTTTTTAATGTTTCAAGGTCGTTTTGGGTTAGAGTTCCATCGTTTATGATGATGACTTTTCTAATGGCGACTTGCTTGGTGAATGATTTAATGGCAATTAAAAAAAGTAATACATCCTTATGTTGTAATAAGGTTAAAACCGCGATGGGTTCGTCGGTTTTTGCCAAAACAGGCGGGGTGCCATATATCTTTTTACAAGCGAATGAAAAGTTAAGTCTGTTTAACTTGTCTCTTAATTGATAGAACATGCTGTTTTTGCTAATAAATTGCGGTAGATTGCTTCTATGGCTTTGGTATGTGTCTCGACTGAGAAGGTTTGTAAGGCTTTTTTTCTGGCATTCTGACCTAATTGTTGCCTTAATGCATGGGATTCATGAAAGGCGAGGATTGATTGTGCAAGCGAGTCTGCGTCACCAGGGGTGAATAATAGGCCTGTTTCATGGTCGGTTATCATTTCACTGGCGCCACCGTGATTTGGCGCAATCAATGGCCGGCCCATGGTCATTGATTCAATGACGACTGTGCCCAGTGGTTCCGGACTAATTGAAGCAGATACTACGATATTCAAGCCATTATAGACCTGTTGCATTTCGTCTATATGACCAGTGAATTTTATTTTGTCCGATAGCCCTTCTCTGGCAACCCGTAATTTCAATTGCCGCTCATATTCTCCGCATTCTTCCGGGGTCCCCCCGATAATAATCATTTCTAAATTGATTATTTTATCTTTTAATATTTTAGCGGCATCAATAAATAGATTCTGACCTTTCCATGGAATCAAAAGACCTACTAAACCTACGGCAAATCCGCCATCAGGAATATTGAAGTGTTTCCGGAATTTTTGTCCATCCGCCTGTGTATCTAGTTTGTCTAACGCAATACCGTCATAAACAACGCTAATTTTTTCAGGTGGGATATTCAATTTTTGTTGCATGCTTTCGGCTACCCAGTTGGAAACCGAGATGAAATGATCGGGTAGGGAATAAGCCCAACGCATCAAGCGGGAACCTTTTTGGTCGCCTCTGACATGGCATACGCTTGGGATGCGAAGGCATTTGGCAACCAACAACGCGGCGCGGTTGCAAAGCGGCTCATTATTGGCATGAATCAAGTCTGCTTTGAAACGCCAGGCTGTCCATAGCAAGCGAAGGAAAAAGGGTAGAAAATTGCACGCATCATCCAGCCGGGCAAGGATTTGTTGGGAGGCGATGCGTAATAACGGCAATTTGTCTGGCCAAGTCTGGCTTGCTAGCCAAGTTTGCAAACCGACAATGTCGATAAGTCTATCGGGAATATGTTTCCAAATCGCTTCGCCGGCTATTTCTTCATATTGCGGGCTGGTGCGGCCGGTGACAACCATCGGCAAGTATTTGCTTCTGTCTAGGTTGCGAACTAAATGCCGAAGACAGATTATTGCTCCTCCATAGCCTATGCCGTTTTCGACAAAGATTATGCGCTTGGGATGGTTTTTTGATTCCATTGACATAGTTAGAGTTCTAGAGGCTCGTTCAGGATGCTCTCATAAGTTTAGTGATTTGTGAATTTTTGTTTTATCTCTCGAATCTTTTTTATTAGATGCAGGGGTAAAAAACAAGCAACCAAGTAAGCCAAGGATTTAGGGTTCAGTTGCTCTTTCAAGCTTTGCCGGAAGGCATGGCGCGCTTTGTTTTGGTCACCGTTTGCAAAGTACCAGTAACCCAATGTCCAGTAACTTTCGGCAACAATTTTATCCGGGTCGATGTTTTGCTCTAATAGTTGTGTTTTTGTATGCTTACGTATCGATGCCATGACTTTAGGCAGCTCTGCAAGCATGCGTTCTGTTGCGGTGGTCGCGCTTTCGCTATGCTTTCTGCGAAGTATCAAGGCATCCGTCACGCAAGCAATAGGATGATTTGCGGCGAATTTGGCCCACAATTCCAAATCTTCACCAAAACGAATATCTGAATTAAACAATCCGGCTTCTAGGGCTGTGCTACGTCTGAAAAAAGCCGAGCTAGTCGGCACGAAGTTCTTGTGTACTAGGGCTGCCAGGGCATTGGGTAAGGGCTGGCCCGATATTTTTTGTAAATCTTTTAAAAGATTATGTTTATCCAGGCTGGAAGGGGTAAGGGTGCTGCCATTCGTATCAATCTCCGCTTCGTCGCCAAAAATGAAATGCAAGGCGGGCGTTGTTTCCAGTGCTTTAAGTTGTTTCGATGTTTTTTCCGGTGTCCATTGATCATCGGCATCTAAAAGTGCAATCCAATCGCCGGTCGCCAATTCAATCCCTTTGTTCCTTGCAGCGGAAGGCCCTTGATTGACTTGTTTGTGGTAGATGATGTTGCCGGGCAAGGTGGCAACTATTTGCTCGGTATTATCGGTGGAACCATCGTCGATGATGATGATTTCATCAATCGGCGTGGTTTGTGCGTGAATGCTGTCGACTGCGGCCGAGATAAATTTTGCGCTGTTATACGCGGGGATGACGGCGCTAATTTTCATGACGTATCCAGAAGATGTTTGTTAAGGCTATGGTGTGATTATCACGATTCAAGTTTACAATGTTCGCATGGATTAGAGGAGTGAAGATGCCGAACATCATGAAAATCCCCGAGCATTGGCAAAAGCCCTTGTTGACTTTGGTTTTGGTTGCATTGGTTTGTATTGTGGCCTTTTATCATACTTGGGTCTCGATAGTCTCGATTTGGGAGCGGTCCGAAACCTTTACCCATGGATATCTGGTGATGCCAATCAGCTTATGGCTGATTTGGTTGCGCCGGGAAGATTATCGGCATTTGCATGCGTCTTTTAGTGGCTTGGCGCTAGTGTGTTTGCTTGGCTGCGGCTTTCTCTGGCTGGTGGCGGATCTAGTATCGGTGTTGATCATCCAGCAATGGGCGGCGGTGGGTGTTTTGGTCTGCGGTTTCTGGGCGGTTTTGGGGAACCGTGCGGCAGCGCAGATGTTATTTCCGTTGCTGTTTTTATTTTTGATGGTGCCGTTTGGCGAGGAATTCATTCCGTTTTTGATGGACTACACGGCGACTTTCGTGGTGACGCTGTTGCGGTTGACCGGTATCAGCGTTTATCGCGAAGGCACATTTTTCACGTTGACCTCGGGTCATTGGTCGGTCGTGGAAGGGTGTAGCGGCCTGCGGTATTTGATTGCCTCTTTTACCTTGGGAACCGTCTATGCCTATCTAAATTACAGCAGTTACAAAAAGCGCGCTGTTTTCATGCTGGCATCCTTCCTGGTGCCGATTTTGGCCAATGGTTTGCGCGCCTACATGATTGTGATGATTGGGCATTTAAGCGACATGAAATTGGCCACCGGCGTCGATCACATTATTTATGGCTGGGTATTTTTCGGCTTGGTCATGTTGTTACTGTTTTACTTGGGGTCGTTTTGGCAGGATTCCGCGCCGCAAGCCATGCAGGGACCTGAAGCTGAAACTGAAACGACCATGGCCATCTCGGGAGCTGGCAAGAGGTGGGGGGCTTTGCTTGCCCTTTTCATGGCGATCGCGGTTTGGCCAGTGCTGGCCGAGGAATTACATGCCCGGCAAGCCGTTCAAGCGGAAATTCCCATCGATGTGTCCGCGCGGCTGGAAGATGTTACGCCTAGTGTTCCCGATTGGGGCTGGGAGCCCAACTTCAAAGGCGTGAGAGCGAAGGCCGGCTATACGGTTCCAACAGCTGATTCCAGCGTTGCTATCTATATCGCTAATTTTGGCGATGAGTCGCAGGGAGGCGAATTGATCAATTCGCAAAATTATCTGGTGCCGCAGAAACATAAGGTCTGGCGCATGATCCATAACGCAAATACGACCGTTCATGGCCCGGATTGGTCGAAAGATGTCGAAGAATCGGTTTTGAACAGCGATCAGCGCGATATTTTGGTTTGGCGATGGTACCGAGTGGGGGATGCCGAGGCGACCAATCACTATTACATCAAATGGCTGCAATTGTTCAAACGTTTGACGGGTGATGCCTCGCCGGAGCTTATGATATTGTTGTACACCGAAACGCCTCATGGTGATAACCGCTTGGCTCGTGAAAAGCTGATGAATGTCGCGCAGGCTTGTTGCGGTTAAGCTGAGGTTCCCGAAGGAGTTCTCTCGGAACCAACTTCTTAAGTGGAAAAAGCTAAAGCTTTTTCACGCCAATCGCAACTTGGGCGTGCAATGGCTTTAGCTATTGCCGAATATTGCTGGCTTTTACTCTGGTTCCCACGGTCCTCCGTGGGAACCCATGCGGAGCCCGAGCGCAAGTACGGAGCTGTTGCTGACGTGGGCATGCCGGTCTGCATTCCCACGCGAGAGCGTGGGAACGAGGCGTTTCACACTTCGACAAGCTCAGGGCAAACGGAAAAGCCCTTAACTTAATAGCAGTGACGCGGAGCATGGGAACGATGATCCCGGAGTGCGGGAAATTATTCTCAACCAAATCCTAAGTGGAAAAAGCTAAAGCTTTTTCACGCCAATCGCAACTTGGGCGTGCAATGGCTTTAGCTATTGCCGAATATTGCTGGTTTTTTTCGGCAGACTGTTTTACATAAATAGGAAATTTTTAGCGGTACTCCCAAAGAAAAGCGACATTCACTGGAAGCAGTGCCGGCCGCTTGCCAATCCTAGTAATCACTAACCACATAGTAATCATGACGAATTTTGCAGGATGGATGGGCAGCCAACGCCCGCAACGACAGATAGCGTCCATGTTGACCGACATGATGGCGGGGCAAACGGGTTGTCAGGTAGCTGTCGGCGCGCAATTTGGTTTGGCCGCAAAGCATTTTTCCGCGTCGGAAGGCCGACGTTTGTTGCTGGTAGCATTGAAAACCGGCCTGACAAATGAGCGTCAGCGGCAGTTGCTGGCAGCGTATGACAGGCATGGCTTGGAATTCCTGGAACGGGAAAAGCAGCCTGAAGCGCTGATTCTGATCGACAGCGAACGGCAATCCGTCATGATGGCGACCGATCCGATTGGTCTTTGCAATCTGTATTACGCCCGGACCGCCGATGGTTTGGTGTTCGGCTCCAGCGCGGATTTCGTGGTGCGCCACGCGGATGTCGACGATGAAATTTCGCCGCAGAGCGTTTACGACTACGTTTATTACCACCATTGCCCCAGTCCCAATACCATTTACCAGGCGGTTAAAAAACTGGAAGGTGGGCAATGTCTGATCTGGCAAAATGGGCAACTATCGCTGAAGTATTATTGGCAGCCCACTTTTCAAGAGTCCGCATCGATCAACCTGAAACAGGCTGGAGCGGAATTACAAGCGCTCATCATAGATGCCGTCAACGTGATGGCCGAATCGGCGGAGCAAACGGGCGCTTTTCTGAGCGGTGGTCTGGATAGTTCCACTGTTGCCGGGGCGTTAGCCAAGGTTTATCCAGGTCAGGCGAAAACCTTTTCGATAGGCTTTCCGGTCGAGGGCTATAACGAAATCGAATATGCCAATATCGCCGTCAAACATTTCAATACCCGTCAGCACGAATATTATGTGACGCCGGAAGATACCGTCAATGCGGTGTCTTTGATAGCCGCGTATTACGACGAACCATTCGGCAATTCCTCGGCCCTGGCGGCCTATTATTGCGCCAAGCTGGCCAAAGACAATGGCATCAAGCGTTTGTTGGGAGGTGACGGCGGTGATGAAATCTTCGCCGGTAACGAGCGTTACGCCAAACAAATGCTGTTCGAGCATTATCATCGCTTGCCGGGTTTTGCCAAGGTTGCATTGGAATCCGGTTTGAATCATTTACCCGCGGTATTGGCCAAACAAAAAATCCCATTCAAGGCCAGGCGTTATATCGAGCAGGCCAATACCCTCATGCCGGACCGCTTGCAGGATTACAATTTCCTGCACCGCCATGATGTAGCGGATATTTTTCAGGACGATTTTTTAACCAGAATCGATACCGCCGAGCCGTTACGTTTGCTGAAAGAGAGCTACTGGCGGCCGGAACAGGCGAGCACCCTGAATCGCATGCTGTATATGGATTGGAAAACCACTTTGCATGACAACGATTTGGTCAAGGTCAACCGGATGTGCGAACTAGCCGGCGTGGAGGTTGGTTATCCATTGCTCGATCAGCGTATCGTCGATTTGTCCTGCAAAATCCCATCGGCGAGCAAATTGCAAGGGCAGAAACTGCGTTGGTTTTATAAACAGGCGATGGCGGATTTTCTGCCTGAGCCGATTATCAACAAATCCAAACACGGTTTTGGCTTGCCGTTCGGTGTCTGGCTGAAAGATCATCAGCCGCTGAAGGAACTGGCGTATGACGCGATTCATGGCCTGAAAAAGCGCGAATACTTCAAGCCGGCTTTCCTGGATCATGCCATCGACATGCATCAAAGCATACATGCCGCTTATTACGGTGAATTGATCTGGATTTTGATGATGCTGGAACTGTGGTTTGTCGGCAAAGGCCGTTGACAGGCAGTTTTTCCGGCGCCACTCAAAAGGGTTTCAAGACCGCCAGCCAAACGATCGCAAACAAGAATAGCACCGGAATTTCGTTGACCCAACGGAAATAGACGTGGCTGTGCTGGTTGCGGTCGTGTTTGAAATCCAACAGCCATTTGCCGCAGAAAACGTGATACACCGCCAAAACAGCCAGCAGTGCAAATTTGGCATGCAACCAACCCGCGCCGGAGTAAAGTGTCCAGGCATAGTCTTGCAGCATCCAAATGCCAAAGATAAACGTGCAAAGCATGCCGGGCGTCATGATGCCGTAGTACAGCTTGCGTTCCATGACTTTAAAGCGTTCGTTGCTGATGGCATCGTCGCTCATGGCGTGATAGACGAACAAGCGCGGCAGATAAAACAGTCCGGCAAACCAGGTCACCATGAAGATCAAATGAAGTGCTTTTAACCAAAGCATAAAGGCCTCTCTCGTTAGTTGTCAGTTGACAGATCGTGTATGGAATGTGGCAAAAGGGTTTAAATCCATAAGATTAGGATTTTGGCAGAAATAACTTCCGCTTAGGGTTCCATGCTCCGCGTGGGAGACGCTCTAGCTTTCCGAGCCGCCGAGCGGTTCTGGCTGCATTCCCTCGCGGAGTATGGGAACGATGAGCCCGGAGTGCGGGAAGTTATTTTCAACCAAACGCTCATGAACCCCAGCAAATGAAGGTTTTCTGAGCGACGTCCTCGTCGCGGCGAAGGCGTCGCTCCGGCAATGAATCCATAAGATTAGTATTGTTTATGTGAGTTTCGTCATGTCTTGTCGGTTTGTTGGGGAAAAGTTTTTAGGTTAACTGCTATTCTTTCACAGAATTTTCTTCGTGGAGGGATTTGATGCCCCGATTTACTAAAAACTTGTTTCTAGTAGACGCGGCCGAGCCGCGGCCCCATCCGTTCGGGGATGGCGAGCCGTTACTGTTTGCCGGCACGACAATGGATGAGCCTGCCATCCTTGCCGTCTTGACCCATAAAGTCGGCAAAAAACCCAGGGATTTATTCGCTCATGTGCGGCGGATTTATTTTTGCTATCAACAGGCCTTGTCGGAACCACTTTACGCGGCGTTACTGGATTTGCTGATCATACTCGACGGCAAGGGGCGCCAGTTCAGCCAGCGCTTGCTTCAGGGCAGTCGGTCACGGCTCGATGCGGTGCAGTGGTCGCTATGCAAACAGGCGCTGGATTCTCCGGCCAATGTGGCTGGTAATCGTCATTCCCTATTCACGACCGGAACCATAGGTACGCTGCATCTCGTCGAAATCCGGCGGAAACAGCAGGAACGACATGATTATCTGGCTTTGGCTAACGATTACATCGAATACAGTCAGCTGGAAGAAGCCATGGCGGTTTTGGAGCGGGGGCTCGATGAGCAGCCTGGACGCCAAGATTTCCAGGCCGCGCTGCTCGAATTGTATCGATCGACCCTGAGTAGCGAGCGGTTCAGGACAAGGTACGAAGCCATGCAATCCTCTGGTTTGCCGCTCATCGAGGATTGGCGGGCAGTGGCCGATTTTTTTGCTGGGATGACATCATGAAAAAACCAGCGGGTAAGGCACCCTTCAACGTAGCGCTGTATGGCATGGACCCACGCAGTTATAAAACCATGGAGCTCTATTTGAAAGGCCCTTGTCGTGGTATGGCGATCGTTGTCGACCCGGCTGATGCCGACATCGATATCATCGATGCCGACTTTGCAACGGCGGGCGAAATTCTGCAAAAAAGGCGTCAGCAAGCGCCAGGGCGGCCGATTATATTGCTGTCCTTGCAAACGTTGAACCTGGAAAACACCTATTTCGTGCAAAAGCCCGTGAAGGCCGAGCAACTGCTGGCGGTCTTCACTCGCATCAAATCGGCCGACCTTGAAGCCAAAAACAAACCGGTAATGCTTGCAAAGCCAGCCGCAACGACCGTCGCCGAGAGTAAAACCGAACCCGCCGGCGAAGTAATGACATCGCCTCGGCTGGATCAACCAAGGACCCAAAAGCGCGCTTTATTCGAAGACAACGAAGGCGGATATGCGACTTTCCTGGGGACGCTGTCCGGCATTGATTTCGACGATCCAGAGCAACTACGCACCGCCAGTTTCGATCCCAGGCTTTATTTTCTCAGTTATGTGCAATCGGCCTATAGGGTCGCTTGCCATGAAAAGCGGGCGTTGCAGCTCAATTCTGTCTGGAAGCCGGTGCTGATCTTTCCAGATAGCCATCAAGTCTGGCTGGACGCGGATGACAAGCAATTGAGGGCTTTTGCCGGCGTCGAGCAGAATAAGATTTTTGCCGGCAACATTGGCGTGATCCCCATCGAGGCAGAGACGGTCAAGGCCACCAAAGAGCTTGACAAGTTTCAGGACATGGATGCTTTTCTGTGGAAATTGACGATCTGGACTTCCAAGGGGCGCTTCCCGTTCGGGCTGGATTTGAATCATCCGGTGTATTTGAAGCACTGGCCGAATTTCACGCGCTTGTTGCTGACTCCGGATGCCTTGCGCATCGCGGCCTTGTTGGTTCAAGGCCCCAGAACTCCGTTGGACATAATCAAGGTTTTAAACGTCAGTCCGCAGTATGTATTTGCCTTCATCAGCGCTAGCCTCGGTCTAGGCATGTTGGGCAAAAGCGAGCGCAGGGCCGACGAGATCATTGTTGCCGAACCGCCCAAGCATGCTAAGCGACAAGGCTTGCTGGCCAAGATTCTGAATAAATTACGCAGCGATTAAGGGTTAAGAAGTCCCATGAGTCAATATAAAATCATTTTTACCGGCCCGGTTGGCGCCGGCAAAACCACGGCTATCAGCAGTATCAGCGATATGCCGCCGGTCAAGACCGATGCCGCCGCCAGCGACATGACCAAAAATCGC
Proteins encoded:
- the hemJ gene encoding protoporphyrinogen oxidase HemJ codes for the protein MLWLKALHLIFMVTWFAGLFYLPRLFVYHAMSDDAISNERFKVMERKLYYGIMTPGMLCTFIFGIWMLQDYAWTLYSGAGWLHAKFALLAVLAVYHVFCGKWLLDFKHDRNQHSHVYFRWVNEIPVLFLFAIVWLAVLKPF
- a CDS encoding type IV pilus assembly protein FimV, translating into MPRFTKNLFLVDAAEPRPHPFGDGEPLLFAGTTMDEPAILAVLTHKVGKKPRDLFAHVRRIYFCYQQALSEPLYAALLDLLIILDGKGRQFSQRLLQGSRSRLDAVQWSLCKQALDSPANVAGNRHSLFTTGTIGTLHLVEIRRKQQERHDYLALANDYIEYSQLEEAMAVLERGLDEQPGRQDFQAALLELYRSTLSSERFRTRYEAMQSSGLPLIEDWRAVADFFAGMTS
- a CDS encoding asparagine synthetase B family protein encodes the protein MTNFAGWMGSQRPQRQIASMLTDMMAGQTGCQVAVGAQFGLAAKHFSASEGRRLLLVALKTGLTNERQRQLLAAYDRHGLEFLEREKQPEALILIDSERQSVMMATDPIGLCNLYYARTADGLVFGSSADFVVRHADVDDEISPQSVYDYVYYHHCPSPNTIYQAVKKLEGGQCLIWQNGQLSLKYYWQPTFQESASINLKQAGAELQALIIDAVNVMAESAEQTGAFLSGGLDSSTVAGALAKVYPGQAKTFSIGFPVEGYNEIEYANIAVKHFNTRQHEYYVTPEDTVNAVSLIAAYYDEPFGNSSALAAYYCAKLAKDNGIKRLLGGDGGDEIFAGNERYAKQMLFEHYHRLPGFAKVALESGLNHLPAVLAKQKIPFKARRYIEQANTLMPDRLQDYNFLHRHDVADIFQDDFLTRIDTAEPLRLLKESYWRPEQASTLNRMLYMDWKTTLHDNDLVKVNRMCELAGVEVGYPLLDQRIVDLSCKIPSASKLQGQKLRWFYKQAMADFLPEPIINKSKHGFGLPFGVWLKDHQPLKELAYDAIHGLKKREYFKPAFLDHAIDMHQSIHAAYYGELIWILMMLELWFVGKGR